The Cryptomeria japonica unplaced genomic scaffold, Sugi_1.0 HiC_scaffold_116, whole genome shotgun sequence genome contains a region encoding:
- the LOC131865664 gene encoding aspartic proteinase nepenthesin-1-like, whose protein sequence is MERSKLLGFVVLICFTIPTISCSSDRLFSGWPKSSSDENVKIRVNMTRRSERELGFSERLGLAVDRSKKRMKKIEALIRGQLDAETPVEVGDGEFLMSVALGTPSVSFEAIVDTGSDLIWTQCKPCKDCFSQPTPIFDPSKSPTFSTIPCGDSLCDALGSTQTGCNPDCTFMYQYGDGSFTSGDLAYETLSIGSSKVKGIAFGCGHDNEGQGFSQGGGLVGLGRGGLSLISQLGSKAENMFSYCLLPITDSSSQTSPLFFGEGASLSGGAKTLPLIKSSIIPTFWYIPITGITLNGKALDIPPGTFDLQSDGSGGMIIDSGTTVTILDQAAYSPLKEAIQSAIDLTPVDGSSTGLDLCYHTSSAHLTLPTLVFNFKGGVDYELPADNFFIQASENLLCLAMLGEPSGNPSIFGNIQQQNFHILYNNAQNTLSFKPTKCDSL, encoded by the coding sequence atggagCGTTCAAAGCTGTTGGGTTTTGTGGTCTTGATATGCTTTACTATTCCAACGATATCATGTTCTTCGGACAGACTGTTTAGTGGTTGGCCGAAGTCTAGCAGcgatgaaaatgtaaaaataaggGTGAATATGACGCGCAGATCAGAGAGAGAGTTGGGCTTTTCTGAGAGATTGGGTTTGGCTGTGGATAGAAGTAAGAAGCGAATGAAGAAGATAGAGGCATTGATAAGAGGGCAATTAGACGCTGAAACGCCCGTTGAAGTAGGGGATGGAGAATTTCTGATGAGCGTTGCACTGGGAACGCCCTCTGTGAGCTTCGAAGCGATTGTGGACACGGGGAGCGATCTGATTTGGACTCAGTGCAAGCCTTGCAAGGACTGCTTCTCTCAGCCTACGCCAATCTTCGACCCCTCCAAGTCCCCCACATTTTCCACAATTCCCTGCGGTGATTCTCTTTGTGACGCCTTGGGGAGTACACAAACCGGATGCAATCCAGATTGTACCTTTATGTATCAGTATGGCGATGGTTCCTTCACCAGCGGCGACCTGGCTTACGAGACATTGTCAATTGGGAGCAGCAAGGTTAAAGGCATTGcatttggatgcgggcatgacaacGAAGGACAAGGATTCTCTCAGGGTGGTGGCCTTGTGGGACTGGGAAGAGGTGGTCTCTCCCTTATCTCACAGCTGGGTTCCAAAGCAGAGAACATGTTCTCTTACTGTCTTTTGCCCATCACCGACTCTTCTTCACAAACCAGCCCCCTCTTTTTCGGCGAGGGTGCTTCCTTGAGCGGAGGAGCCAAGACTCTCCCACTCATCAAGAGCAGTATCATTCCCACTTTCTGGTACATTCCTATTACAGGAATcaccctcaatggtaaggcactagATATTCCTCCTGGAACTTTCGATCTGCAATCGGACGGCAGCGGAGGTATGATCATCGACTCCGGAACCACTGTTACCATCCTGGACCAGGCTGCCTACTCTCCTCTTAAGGAAGCAATTCAGTCCGCCATTGATCTCACTCCTGTAGACGGCTCTTCTACAGGTTTGGATCTTTGTTACCACACATCATCCGCTCACCTCACCTTGCCAACCCTCGTCTTCAACTTCAAAGGCGGCGTGGATTACGAGCTTCCGGCAGACAACTTTTTCATTCAGGCATCTGAAAATCTCTTGTGCCTGGCAATGTTGGGTGAACCATCGGGGAATCCTTCCATCTTCGGAAACATACAGCAGCAAAACTTCCATATCCTTTACAACAATGCTCAGAACACGCTCTCTTTCAAGCCC